The following proteins come from a genomic window of Dreissena polymorpha isolate Duluth1 chromosome 1, UMN_Dpol_1.0, whole genome shotgun sequence:
- the LOC127868143 gene encoding hyaluronan-binding protein 2-like, with the protein MPYDLGLRCYVSGWGKTGFDQGLSSVLLGAEVNLINDSICSHAYQNMKNITSNMVCAADITRGDSTCKGDSGGPMVCTIEGIFYVMGATSFGSKCGARGHPGVYAKIGAMLPWIKTMQRYD; encoded by the exons ATGCCTTACGATCTTGGATTAAGGTGCTACGTCTCTGGTTGGGGCAAAACAGGATTTGATCAAG GATTATCGAGTGTGCTTCTAGGAGCAGAAGTAAACCTCATCAACGATTCTATTTGCTCACATGCTTACCAGAACATGAAAAACATTACATCAAACATGGTGTGCGCAGCTGATATTACTCGGGGTGATTCCACCTGTAAAGGGGACTCTGGTGGACCAATGGTTTGTACCATTGAAGGCATATTCTACGTTATGGGTGCAACATCATTTGGATCTAAATGTGGTGCACGAGGACATCCGGGTGTCTATGCGAAGATAGGTGCGATGTTGCCCTGGATTAAAACGATGCAAAGGTATGATTAA